In a genomic window of Paraburkholderia phenazinium:
- a CDS encoding amino acid ABC transporter ATP-binding protein, with protein MIRLERVNKHFGELHALKDVSLSVAKGEVLSVVGPSGSGKSTMLRCMNHLETIDSGTIYFDEVPVYQNLQRCRRRADSDRAIEAIRAKVGMVFQSFNLFSHLSVIENITVAPIHVLGRSLSDATREANVLLDKVGLLAKANAYPHELSGGQQQRVAIARALAMQPEAMLFDEVTSALDPELVGEVLRVMRTLADEGMTMVVVTHEMGFAREVSDRIVFMADGRIVEEGEPAAFFAAPQQVRTREFLRSLWERNRQLGGTVSP; from the coding sequence ATGATCCGTCTCGAGCGTGTCAACAAGCATTTCGGCGAGCTGCATGCGTTGAAGGACGTGTCGCTCAGCGTCGCCAAAGGCGAGGTGCTGAGTGTCGTCGGACCGTCCGGATCGGGCAAGTCGACGATGCTTCGCTGCATGAATCATCTGGAAACCATCGACAGCGGCACGATCTATTTCGATGAGGTACCGGTCTACCAAAACCTCCAGAGGTGTAGACGGCGCGCCGATAGCGACCGGGCGATCGAGGCGATCCGGGCCAAGGTCGGCATGGTGTTTCAATCCTTTAACCTGTTCTCGCATTTGAGCGTGATCGAAAACATCACGGTTGCGCCGATTCACGTCCTCGGTCGTTCGTTATCCGATGCAACGCGTGAGGCCAATGTTTTGCTCGACAAGGTCGGTCTGCTCGCGAAGGCGAACGCCTACCCGCACGAGTTGAGCGGCGGGCAGCAGCAGCGCGTGGCGATCGCGCGTGCGCTTGCCATGCAGCCGGAAGCCATGCTGTTCGACGAGGTGACGTCGGCGCTCGATCCGGAACTGGTAGGCGAGGTGTTGCGTGTGATGCGCACGCTTGCCGACGAAGGCATGACGATGGTCGTCGTCACGCACGAGATGGGTTTTGCGCGCGAAGTGTCCGATCGCATTGTGTTCATGGCGGATGGACGCATTGTCGAAGAGGGCGAGCCGGCGGCGTTTTTTGCCGCGCCTCAGCAAGTACGCACCCGCGAATTCCTGCGCTCGCTGTGGGAGCGAAACCGGCAACTAGGCGGGACAGTGAGCCCGTAA
- the ehuD gene encoding ectoine/hydroxyectoine ABC transporter permease subunit EhuD, with the protein MLTTFLALFDWHGAGDYMPALLRGAATSLALTACIMLISLPLGLVIALVKLGRSRILRTCASTYIEVIRGTPALLQLFYIYFVLPSFGIRFDPFTAGVIGLSINYSAYLAEVYRAGIAAVPQGQIEAAKALGMSRRKMLRLIVLPQAIRVVVPPLGNYGISLFKDTSLVSIVTVKELIFTGQIVSSTNFQYATVFTIIGAIYLAFSYPSALLVRWLERRMSVGGKAKPAGSAAQATAATQ; encoded by the coding sequence ATGCTGACAACATTTCTGGCCCTGTTCGATTGGCACGGTGCAGGCGACTACATGCCCGCTCTGCTAAGAGGCGCGGCCACCAGTCTCGCGCTCACCGCATGCATCATGTTGATCAGCCTGCCGCTCGGGCTCGTGATCGCGCTCGTCAAACTGGGGCGCTCGCGGATCTTGCGCACCTGTGCATCGACCTATATCGAGGTGATCCGTGGGACGCCCGCGCTACTGCAACTGTTCTACATCTATTTCGTTCTGCCTTCGTTCGGGATTCGTTTCGATCCGTTTACAGCGGGCGTGATCGGACTGTCGATCAATTATTCGGCTTATCTCGCCGAGGTCTACCGCGCCGGCATCGCCGCCGTTCCGCAAGGCCAGATCGAAGCCGCCAAGGCCCTCGGCATGTCGCGCCGCAAGATGCTGCGCCTGATCGTGCTGCCTCAGGCGATTCGCGTGGTGGTTCCGCCGCTCGGCAATTACGGCATTTCGTTGTTCAAGGACACCTCGCTGGTTTCGATCGTCACCGTCAAAGAGCTGATTTTCACGGGGCAAATCGTTTCGTCGACCAACTTCCAGTACGCGACCGTGTTCACGATCATCGGGGCGATCTACCTCGCGTTTTCGTATCCGAGCGCGTTGCTGGTGCGCTGGCTCGAACGGCGCATGAGCGTCGGCGGCAAGGCGAAGCCGGCGGGTAGCGCGGCGCAGGCCACGGCGGCGACGCAATGA
- a CDS encoding IclR family transcriptional regulator: MWDAIGAVSSIRRNQNKMTDAVQTAEDRYALRSVNRALDVLEALGKAGNEGMTVAGVAEQIGVSKSTAFALLQTLLLRHFVADVRLGGSRRYRLGLSLVFLGDRAAEDVAVSQLAMPVLRDLTALTGLTSRLAILDHGYAVAISRVDAPGILRIASALGQRELPHCSALGKSLLALLPPARVVKLLAQTGMPRRTEYTLVTPAELMTDLLLVAQRGYAFDNEEDNIGVVCIGAAITNREGEGVAAISVTTLKSGLSDDDLHELGRTLRRHADRVSRMLGAEVDPEVLTLQTT; encoded by the coding sequence ATGTGGGATGCTATCGGGGCAGTTTCATCAATCAGACGGAATCAAAACAAAATGACAGATGCAGTTCAAACTGCAGAGGACCGATACGCGTTACGCAGTGTTAATCGCGCGCTCGATGTCCTTGAGGCCTTGGGGAAGGCCGGCAACGAGGGGATGACCGTCGCGGGAGTGGCTGAGCAGATCGGCGTATCGAAGAGCACCGCGTTTGCGCTATTGCAGACGTTGTTGCTGCGCCACTTCGTAGCCGATGTCCGGCTTGGCGGTTCGCGTCGTTACCGGTTAGGACTGTCGCTGGTCTTTCTGGGCGATCGCGCCGCGGAAGATGTCGCCGTTTCGCAGCTTGCGATGCCGGTGCTGCGCGATCTCACCGCGCTGACCGGCTTGACTTCGCGCCTAGCGATTCTCGATCATGGCTACGCGGTGGCGATCAGCCGCGTCGACGCGCCCGGCATCTTGCGGATCGCGTCCGCGCTGGGGCAACGCGAACTGCCGCATTGCTCGGCGCTCGGTAAATCGCTGCTGGCGCTGCTGCCGCCGGCGCGGGTCGTCAAACTGCTGGCGCAAACCGGTATGCCGCGGCGCACCGAATACACCCTCGTGACACCCGCCGAATTGATGACCGATCTGTTGCTGGTTGCCCAGCGCGGCTATGCGTTCGATAACGAAGAGGACAACATCGGCGTGGTGTGTATCGGCGCGGCCATTACCAACCGCGAAGGCGAGGGCGTTGCGGCGATCAGCGTGACCACGCTGAAAAGCGGTTTGAGCGACGACGACCTGCATGAGCTGGGCCGCACGCTGCGAAGACACGCGGATAGGGTAAGCCGGATGCTCGGTGCCGAAGTGGATCCGGAAGTCCTTACACTTCAAACGACCTAG